In Podarcis muralis chromosome 7, rPodMur119.hap1.1, whole genome shotgun sequence, the genomic stretch AAAGAACCTTCTGAATACATATGCACCTTGCCTGGCCTCCCCAATTCATTTCAATTGTTCTTCACATATTGTATTCCTGCAAAAAGCTTTACATGCCTAAAAATCAATACTtaacttcaataaaaatataattagttTTATAAGCTCGTGGTTTCACAATTTTCTTGTAGTGTAACAGACAGGCATGATCCATTaaggaaaaaacacaaaacaaagtaAAGGTTTGTGACAAAGAGCCTTCACCATGGTTttgaaatgaaacatttaaaataaaccaaGTAATTTTTACCAAGCTTTCAACCAATTTCAGAAAATAGACAGATAGGAGGTGGAATGTTGATACGCTTTGTATGATCTCAGCTATTAAATAGTTGCCCAATAATTTCCTGTTTCTAAGAAGTTTCAGGTTGACGATACAATACAGATGCAAGGACTGAATACAAAGGTAACAGTAGTAGCCAGAAGTATTTCATCAAGATTTGTGACCAATTGGATTCTGTTCAGTCTTAAAGAGCTCATAGCAGGAAGTGAAATATAGCACCTTCTCAATTTCTCCCTGTTTGTTATATTTCTCAAGAACACAATCCACATTTTCAATCTcatatttaaaataaacttgGTTGTTGTACAGTTTGTTGTACAGTGAATTTATGCACTCACTTTTTATAAATGCACCTAGTTTAGAAACAAGTAACAGATTGAATAATAATAGGGATTCTAGTTTGGATTTTCTACAAAATGCCTTGAAATATTTTTGCATTCAACATTTAAAGCTTCTTTAAAAATGACACAAAATATTTTCCATTGGTCCAACTTCACAGTTCAGAAATTTTGAGGGGCAGGGAGTGACCCAAACTCAATTAGCACCATGAAAGCTGAGCTTTTAAtgtataataaatacattttttaaagttctgcAGCTGTCTGAAAATAATGCATCTCTGTGTACAAATCTGCTTACAAGCAATGAACTGCTTGTAAAGGGAAATGCAGCAATATGGCAAGAACTGGGAGAGGGCTCCACCCAAATGAAACATAACACTAGTTTCAAGAGAAAAATAACATTGGAGGCTGCTGAActtccactgaagtcaatggcagTTAAGCAGCTGAAGCTTGAAACCACAGACAGGAACTCATGGTATTCAAGGCATGAAAACAGCTCCTTTTGAGAAACAAGTGTGAATGAAGTGGTTTTAGTGGCTATTTTATAACAATGTTACAATGGGGTAAGCTCGTAACTTCCATTGAGTTTTCATCCGATTTCTGTGTACTTAAGAAACTGGATTTTGACGTGTTAAATATTATTTGATAAAGAGGTAAACCTCCCTTCAAAGTTTAGCTAAGACCACTTGTTCCTACCCACTCTGATCCAGTTTATGGCACTTCTAGCATTCTGAAATGCCTGATTTTATAGAGAGAGATATGAGAAAGTTCTGGTGAACCATTAAGGTCCATCAAGACTTAATTATACATTCTCAGCATCTCATACTGAAAGAAATAACCTAAGCCAAACAATTTGCTACTTTTTTATGATGCCTATATCAGCTGGAAGATACAGATATTTTTATcttttctaaaaaagaagaagcagtaaTTGAGTGAGGAACCATAAGGCCTAAGCAGTTACTcagtctccctctccctttctggaAATGCTGCTTCATAAATGTAGTCAGTCatgtcagtttttaaaaaattacctaaAATGAATTTAACCCCCTTTAGATAGTTTCAAGGCAGTAAGATTAAACCCCTTAAGGTAACACATTAGTGTGAAATTCCTATTATATGGCTAAGCTTTAGATTAGCACTAGGCATTGAAAACGGCTCTGTCAGTAGAGGATAATGGTTTCAGCGGACCTTTCCCTAAATGGAGTATTTACTGTTCAGTTACTTCAAGAGCTTGTGAAATAAATCCATTTTCTTGTTGACATAAATAACATTTCGACCGTTAGAAATATCACTGCATTTCATTACTTACAGTTTTCGCTTTAGCAAGTACTTCAGGTGATGTAAAGAGAACACAAGAAAACAGCACTTTATGAAACCCTTTAAAGCAGCAGCATCACCTATCTTACACTCTGAGTTGCTGTGTGGTCCTTGTTCAGAATTATGTTTATGATTTCACCTTCATGTTCCTTCATATGGTCCAACAAGTTCTCCTTGTTGGTGGACTCAAATCCACAAATGCAACAGCAGAAGAGAAGGACGCAGTATTCTGTGCCAAGGTGAGGCAGGCCGGCAGTTTTGTCTGAATTGCATGAGGTATTAGTTGTGGAAGTAGGATTCTGATTTTCATCAGAATTCACGGTTTTGTCAGCAGTTTGGTTAGAGGAGTCTGAAAAGGACAAGCCCTCTGAGTTGCTTTTCAAAGGAAATAAACCATCAGCGGTCACCTTCCCAGTCAGCTGACCTGGGAACCTAAGAAAGGAAGAAAGTAGTTGACTTTAGTATACAAATTCTAAGAAAATGGCAATACAGAATGTCTAAGGATCTGTTTGCAGGGCTCAATGTATGTACAAGTTGCTTTTGGCATCTCTCACTTGTACGCCagccctttccctccctttcactACTGTGCAGCAAATCTCTAAACAGCTTATAAAATTTCCCCCAAGTGTAAAGAGAAAGTGGAAGGTTTGGCAAAAGAGCTTCCAGCAGGGAAATCACAATGCCCCCCAGACTCCAACAACTTAACTAACTATGTTGCTTAAAGCAACTGGCTTGCTATGCAAGTTGTTAAGATAGTGCTCTATATTACAGGTATAAATAGTGACCCTTAAATGCGCACACACCTGCTGCTTTGTGAAATTGCATCATTAATAGCCTTGTTCACTTGTTCATAGTTGTAGTTTTGGTCACTTGCGTGCTTCCACATATGAGACTTGAGAGAAGGGGGGTGGCTACATTCATACCCACAAAGCGAACatctgaaggggggaaaagattaagagaaagaagaaggggTCAACATGTCTTACCCAAAATGTGGTCAAATTATAAAAGGTCAGCACACCCTTTTATTTCTATCCCAGTTTAGTTTAGCTGTCGCTGCATTTTTATGTGATATTTTAAAGATTTCTACTCCAAAAAGTATACCTAAAGCTATAAAGTCTGTCAAACATGGTGAACTAATACACAGTCTCATTAGGCAATAACAACAGAATTAATAGGTATTAAAAAAACGCCAAAGTAATAAAAAGCTAGAGGGAGAAATTGCACACGTTAAAGAAATTTGTAGTATATCAAGTATTCTCAGAATTTAACATATGGTTAGATGCACTGGAGCATGCCTAAATGAATACAGTATTTGCCCTGGGCCTTGCTAAACAGATTTCTCTGTGGAACTAAGGaaggggccacagctcagtggtgctGTGCATACAGAAGGCCTTGTATTCAATCCCTCACATCTCCAAATAAAAAGGTTCAGGTAGAAGGTGCGAAGAAAGGCCTCTGCTGGCAAGTCATTGCCAGTCAGTGATTAGACAATACCAGGATAGATGGACAAATAATCTGACCTGGAATGAGAGTTCGCACTCAActtctaccaaaaaaaaaattgatCAAATTCAACTTCCATCTTTTCTTCTCCAAGCCCTATTTAATTTGGAACAAACTGGAACCATGCCCAGAACATTTCACGTACCAGGACTTTGTGCGCAAAGCACGCACGTAGCACATTTCCCTCACTATTAAGTATCTACAGTCAAATATTCTGAGGGAGACCCCTATGTTTTCCAGAGCTCTGGTACttctgggctgttgttgttttttttacaggtttCCTGGAGTCTCCAGAGTACCAGGCTCTAACATCAGCAAGATACAAAGGCAGAGATGATCCTTTAACCAAGCAATTTGTAAGAGATCTCTAGCAAAAATTCGGTGATCTTAACTTCAAACTATCTGTACTAACAAGGCCACAGCTGCCACCGGCTTGCCAAGCAGTCAGTTACCTACTTGAACTGCTCCATTAGCTGCACTGCCTGGTGTTCCTGTGGATGGCGCCTCATATGGCACTTCAAGCTATTCATATTTGTTGTGGCAAAGTCGCACATTCGACACCTGAAGGAAAACAAAGAAGCAATTGGTTCCCAGCAACCTCAGCCTCTTGACAAGTCCATCTCTGAGGTGGGCGTTGCGGAAGGGAGGACAAGGAGGGAAGTTTGGCCAATTATAATTCATTCTAGAATCCATCAGTGCAGTAGTCAAGTAAATGTTCGCTGCCTGCTATTCAGATGAAAATGTCATTGGTTAAGGGCCTCTGGAGGTGTTAGCTGTCTGCTTAAACTTGTGGTTCAATCAATATGGCTCTATCCATCTAAAAGTTCAAAATGGCAAACTTTCAGATGCATCATGCAAATAGTAGAGGTTCCTGGACAACTGTgctgaattttaaaaagaaacattaaagACTCAATAAATCTGCTTATTGTTTGTTTTGAAGATTTTTTACCCCACCTTTCAGACCTTTCTAGGCTGCTTAAAAGAAACAGGTGGAAAAAGCCACATTCTTCTAGCATAACCCGGCAGCTGTTAGTCCTCTGGCTGATGGGATGTGGCCCAAGCATGCTCCAATTCTGCTGTTGCTTGCTTTAGGAACCTCCTTACCAGGTATTTCAATATGCATTACTTGCAGATCCTTACTGTAATGATGTCAGTGGATTCTAAAGTGACTGTCAGAGTAAACTGGTAGCAAGTGACACACTCCTTCAAAATTAGGCAATTTCAAATCGCCCACTGTGTTCTAACTTTAGAATTGACAGCTGgaagaaaacacatcaaaaaaattCCAGCTGTAAGTAACAGAAAACCCCAGAGATATGCTCACCTGTATGGCTTATCGGAGTTGTGAATCCGCCTATGATTCCGCACACCAACATACATTGTGCTTGTGTAATCACAAACGTCGCATCTGTAAAGTTTCTGGACTGAAATCCTATCCCCTAAATGACATACAACACAGTTTTTAGAAATCATTTTCCTTAACAGAAAGACAGATCTTGTTTCAGCACAATCTGATCCTGCTTAGGTTCTAATCTCCCAATACTAACAGTTGAGAAGAGTTTGGTTCACACATTTGATTTGGCTTGCAGCTTTGGTTCTGGAAGGTGTTTAATTCAGgattttttgtatatatatatatatatattaaataatcAGGTCTGGGCCAACCACACAAGTGACCCAAGCAGATACTTAGGGTAGTCTTATTATTAAGGGCGCCCAAGAAAACCTACAATATGAGAGGTCCTTCTCAAGATCCTAGTTGTTGCATCGCAGCATCCTCATTACAGGGGGTCCTGGGAATTGCTCCTGGATCATGCAGTGCTGTGTCTTAGGACGCTAAGTTGCCTTGGACCAGCCTGGTAAATAATTAAGCCATTTCTTATCTAAATTGAATAACAATGAAGGAAATAACATTTGTaggcaaataaaaatatattgcctAATGATCACTAAAACCACCATATTTTATATGCAATTACATCACGAAGATTTGTTGTTTTACAAAACACAACTCTGCTTTTTACTACATGCTTTAGAGTCATGGGTTTGGGAACTGCTTTTATCCACAGAAGGGAGGGCAGGAAGTAAAGGAAGGCCAAGCCCTGTGGGGTGTAACAATCTGACTGGTTTCAAACCAACACTAAAAGCAGGTGTTCCTGTAATGCATGTTATTACAATCGCCCTACATTATTAGACATTTAGAATTCAATCACATGCAGAAAGATCCCTTTAACGTTCTAGCACAGCCGCGATGAACAGGGGCGCTGATGATTTCATAAACATGAAACAAATGTTCCCGCTCAGATTAACGCGTGCATAAACAGATGCTGTGCCATAAACTTCTTGGGTTTGGGCTGTTTTATAGAGACGACATCTGTTTGACAAGAGGGCTTCCTTCCTGCAATCGTGTCATAATTTGACTGCAAAGAGTTTCCAAACTACTTTAGAAAGCTTAAATTCTCATTTAATGAATGCTATTAAAAGGGGGAACATGTTCAGTCAAGTCATACTTCCAAATCccaggttttaaaataaaaacctgcaTTAAGCGTTGAGGCAGGGCGTAGgtgtttgctgtttattttggagGGGTGCATCATCAAGAAAAATTGGCATCCTTTCCCTCTGATTCAGAGGCTCTTCAGGTAAAAGGCACACTTCTCTAAAAAGGTGTGGACAGTAGCAAAGGGAGGAACAAGCTTCTTTCCATACTGTTTGCCTAGTTGGAAGGCCTTACAAAAGCCTTGCCCaatcttgtgccctccagatgtttcagactacaatgcccatcagccccagccagcatgcccaatgaccaggaatgatgggagttgtagtccaaaacatctagagggctggagGCTGCAGAAGGCTGCGCTATACGGTCAAGTGATTAAAAGCCCTATGTGGCAACTGCTGAAAAGCTTTTTCCTCTGGTGATTCTCCATGAAGCGGGTGCTACCTTTAACAGCCCCTAACCATATCTGTTGCACATTTCATTATCTGCATAccaaagctgcatattcctggcaGTGGCAGTGCTGCTGCTCAGGTACTATGGGCAACTGGGAAAATGAACTTAGCATTGGCTTTTAACAGTTAAAAGTCACTGCCACAGCCGAGGGATTCTCAAGAACCTCCAGCATGTTGAGCTCCACATTTTAAACTGGCCCAATGCTATCACTAAGCAAGTGAAAAAGACAGACAGTACCGACTCTTTCATCCACTTTGCTACAAGTTATTAGGCTGTCAGACGGCGGCATCGAGTATAGGTCTGGAAGGCTGTGTTGCTCTCTCTCGTGGCTTCGAAGCTGACTCTGCAAAGCAAACAGGAGTACTGTCTTTTAAAAGGGTGCAAATACGGAGTGGCTGAACCTCCATACTGAACTCTCGTTATTTTCCTGCCAAATGTCGTCTGTGATTACTTATCTGTCAGGCAGCCAAACAAAATGACAATACAAATCAAGATGATTTTTAAAGAGGAGCTCAAGACACATGATCACTAACCAACTGCATGGGAGTGAGGAGAGAAAGACAGTTTCCAACTCAAGCAGGGATAATGGGAAAGCAGACTTTTCAGTTGCCCAAATCTGAGTGAGCTCCGTAGATTTAGAAGAGCACCACAAAGTAGAATTACCATTACCTGGTCTAATAAATAGGTAACAAggttccacccacccaccactccaccaagagctgcaggaaggtcctggtTTGTACCCCAACATGGTAGAATAGTCATGCACTCTAACTTGATGATATAACTTGGGCTTTTCTAATTTTTCTATTTATATAGTTTATTGTATAGCACCTAAGCTGCTTTATGGCATATAACAATCAGAATTGTTGTTCCTCTTCAGACATAGAAATTGTTAAGATACTCAATTGTTAAGggtaatgttttttaaaaaagagggggtgTGTGTTAATGCTATGATTTTGGCTTTCCAAAATTGCTGCTATTGGCTGAGTTCAGAGTTCTACCTGCCTTATTACTACAGGCTTAACTCCAGCTTTGAAGAGGCTGAAATAAAGTTCTGACCCTGATGCTTCCTTGACCCACTTCTGAATTGACTTACAGGTTTTGACAAACAATCCAGTTGTTGATTCCAAGGCCATTACTCAGGCACTGAGCAGCACCAGACACTCCAGTACTAGCAATCTCAATGGGACCTTTCTGGCAACCAACCATCATCGACTGTTTGCAATTGACTGCCCCAGTTAAGCCTGTCATGACAAGCTGCAACTTCTCTGGCTCACACAGTTCAGAGCAATCAAGAAACAGTcaaaaaaagcaaacacaaaagtAAAGACACTTCACCTTATAATGAAAGGATTCTTCGCACTGTTTGCACTGGTACATTCGGGTTTTGCAGTGGTTGATCATATGGTTTTCCAAATCCTTACTGTTTTCTGCTATGTGCTCACAAATAGGACATTGATAGGGCTGCCTCTGGCGATGCACCCGCAAGTGTTGCTTGATGTACCCCTTGTTGCCACTACTGTAGTGGCACAGGCGGCATCGGAAGGGGCGATCCACATTGGGGATGTATTCCACCAGGTTGCTCCCCAGCACGTTGGCATCGGCTGCAGGTTGGCACTGCACATTGTCTTGCAACTCCTTTAGAATGTCGTCGTCGGAAGCATTCTGGTCCGTCCTCTCCTTCAGCTTTTCAATGACGGTGAGCAGGGACATGCTGATGCCCATTTTAATGGGACCTTCAGCCAGCTCTGGCTTATCCTTCTGTATTTCCATGAAAGCACAGTCCGTTTGGTTCAGGCCTGCCAATTCCTCTGTTTTAAGGGAGGTCACCAGCTTAGAATGGGCGACGTAGCTGTTGTCAGCTGGCCTCTGCCCAGCCTCTGAACCTATAGAATTTGCCTCGGCGAAAGCTCTGAGGCTTGACCGGGTTAGCTCTGCAGCTCTGATGGGCATCGTGACGAGCGCTTCGGCAGCCAGGGAGTGCAGCCTCAAGGACTCCGAATTTGTTCTTCTTCTGGTGGGAGGCGCGTTTTCATCCACTGCTTTGGCTCTACCAGGGTTTAAATCGCCATCTTTCTTCTCTGCACTGCTCCATCCGATTATGACTTCTTCGAGTTCCACAGAGCTTTTGTCCATATGATAAACGTCCCCATCGCGTGCCACACGAACTTGCTCAGAGATTATTTTCTTCTCGGCTTCAATGTCGGTGTCCATAGAGTAAGGCTTCTGCAAGACAGGCTCTTCGGCGCTCGGCAAACGTTCAACTATGACGTTAACGTGGCCTTTTTTATTTGGGCTGCAGCTAATGATTTTTTGGGCGGAGGAAAGCAAGCTGTCGGTCATCAAGTTGTCTTGCTCCAGATCGGTATCTGACAGAGTCTCTTCTGCTCCTTTGCCTGTGGGTGAGAGAGCAGCCGACTGACTTAAGAGCGCCTCCTCTTTCGCAGGCTCTTCTGTCGAGGAGGTTTTGTACACCATTTGCTCAGAGCTACAAATGTGGAGTTGAACAGCTTGGTCACCAGAGAGACCCAGTTCATTATTTTCTAGCGCGAGGACAACAGCATCCACGTTGCGAGGAACACCCGATACAGCAGGGTCCTGCAACGTAGCTTGTTCATTTTCTTCCTCAAATATGGGGTATGAGCAGTCGACTTCGCCTGCATGCTTCCAGGCATGCGTTTTCAACATTCTTTGCTGACCACAAGTGTAGCTGCAAATTAAGCATCGGTACATGCCGTACTGCTCATAAGTATACCATTTTTGCCTCCCCTTCTCTGTTGGACGGGGAGACTGAAGCTGTGCTGTCTGATCAGCGCTGGCATTGACAAAACCTTCCACTGGACCATGCAAAGTGGTACTGGGAAAACTTGCAcattgctgctgctcctttgAAAGAGTGTGTGCTTTGCTACTGTTCTCTGGGTGATGCCTCACATGAGCTTCAAACTCTTCTAGGCTTCTCATGGCAAAATTGCACACTGAGCACATAAGTATTACTTCGTTCTGCTGGCCATGTTGTTTCACGTGTTCTTTTAAGAGAGGGAGAGTGGGAGACAGAGATTTACAGAGACTGCATTGGTAGCAAACCACCTTCCTTTTATTCTGCGGAGGACAGTCTGTTACATAATAATCTTCTATATTTATTGTGCCCAGGGCAGGCAGTTCAATGGTTTTACCTGGGATCTCTGGGAAGTTTTGTGAGTCAAGTGACAGCAGGGACACATCAGGATGCAAGCGCTTTTTCCCTATTAAAAGGCATTTTTGTGACTTCTCACTCTCAACGATCTTGCTTAGCTTTTGGATGACCTGGATTAGTGGGTCAGGGTTACACTTTCTCTGGTCTTCACAACTTTCTGAAGTTGGGCTTACAACTGCTTCGGAGATCAGTACAGCTTCCGGTTGCCCAATGTTTGAGACTACTGCTGTAATACTGTTGCCTTCTTCCATAATATCTGAAACTTAAAATGTACATTGCTGTGTTACAAAACATCAAGCTTACGGAACACAATGGCATAAATGTTGCAGTCAATCAGTTCATGCACCTTAAACAGATGCACAAGTCATCCAGTCccttttaaaagctgctttgcATCTTAACACATAAGTGATATTCCATACAAAGTATGGACCTCCAACTGTTCAATGTAGTTGTTCAGGAGGAAAAGGGACCTGAGCTTATCCTCCTCCTTGCCAACCTCACCATTTGTCTCAGCTGTGCTTGCACTCTATTAGCAGAGGCGATTAGGGATGAAGTCATCCCTGTGCACCAATGCAGAGTTTCCTTGATCTGAACATCTGTCTGTTGATCTCTTGCAAGTGCCCTGGGAGTTCCCGCTCCATAGCTAATTGAAAACGTTCATGGCAGTAAACTGTGAAAAGAGAATGTTAATTTGAGACAGGATGAAGTTATTAAGCACTTGAACGCTAAAGAATGAGCACCCTTGAGCAGAAGATGGTCTAAAGATCAGTACAAATGACTAACATCAATCAAATCTGCAAGAATACCACATATGCCATTCCTCCATTTTAACTATGACATTTTCAAACAGTTTTAAGGTGAGAGTATcaccaaacaacaccatgcaaGCTTGCTATGTGATTTAGTAAGCAAAACTGATCAGAAACATGACTGCAAGACTGAAAAAGTCTTACTATTCCAGACTGAGCTGGATAAAATTTGGTGAGTACTTAACACTTTGAAAAGTCTGTAAGCAATTCAATTGGCAGGGAATGCTTTTCACTTGCAGAATGATTTACTACATGCACTATTCCATGAAACGAGCTCAAATAATTCCACACCACCAATGGTGTGAAAACTAGAGAAATTTCTTCAGCTACGTATGCCTTGGCTTAGTCAAAATCGCAATGACAACAGAACAGCAACCTGGGAATAAGATGACATTAAACTGTCAGATCTTTCTTTAATATTCTGGCAGATTAAAAATGACAAACATTTGGATCTATAAAGGAAGCGAAAGCAGtaggattcttttaaaaataaaacaccttaGCAGAAGGAACATTTTCATAATGAAATCAACAAATACTTCACTGATCAAATATTCTATCCTGTTGAGTTCAAGCTTCAGTATCTGCATCCTAGTTTAAGGTGTTTTTGGCACATGATGAAGCAGAGCTTTGCCAATGACAGCCCAAAAGGTAACTATAATCCTGCACATACTTACCAGACAAGaaatccattgaactcagtggaacttacttcagagtaagttGCAATCCTTTAGCCACTTACCTGGAACCAAGCCATATTGAACTCAAGTGGGATTtaattcagagtagacctatacAGGCTGTAGTGCCACACAACACTTTGGTCTTTAAGAATGTTGCATTTTCTTGCAGAGAATAATCAAGacaatcaattctttggcaactCTTTTGTGAATGTTTTCACCAAACTAAAAAAGAGTTGAGAAGATCAATGCTGATGATCTCAGTTGAAGGAAATTCAGAAAccgcagctggtgcagaattgagtggccaggttgctcactagagcaggacagtttgagcatataacaacAATCCTGGccaaactgcactggctgctaattAGTTTCTGAACCCAATTCAAAGGGCTGTTTTCGACCCACAAAGCCTTATGTGGCTcagaaccacaatacctcaaggattgccACTTCCCATATAAACCAACCcagactctgcaatcatcatctgaggtccttctacGTGTGCCCCTTTCTTGTGAGGTttggagggtagcaacatgagaacaggccctttcagtggtggctccccacttgtggaatgttctccacaGGGAAgatcacctggcaccatcattacatagCTGTAGGTGCcatgcaaaaacatttcttttttaccAGGCATTTGGCTCTTAATTATCAATGGCCTCTTTGAGTGGGGGGGATGTTTCAATCCTGCCTTATATGAAGAGGATTTTCTTTTAGATTTTCCTATGTTTTGTTTTATGATGGTTTCAATGTATGTGTTTGATTATttattgtaagtcgctttgagttgCTTTGGTAACAAATCAATCAAGTTTTAATCATAATCAGAAGTGTAGCTCTTTTGCTATTTTCTATCctcaatggcttttaaaaaaatcaggtaaGGCAACCAAGGTGAGTGGCGGACAGGGGGTTGAAGAAGAGGGGATTTGATTAAATCCTCCTTCTTGAGTCATTCTGAATCACACCTCTTCAGAACTGGTTTTTTGCACAAGAGACAACAAAAGATACTAGGGCCTTATATCCTTTAGCAGAGGAAAACAGTGGGTGGGAGAGGAGGCAGCAGGAATTTTGGATAAATTGCTGAGAAATAAAGAATTAAAGAGCCCCCCCTTCCCAATCATCTGATGAACCTGAATCTCCCTGTAGACAACACAAGGCAAGGTGAACCCAAAGTCTGACTTCGCTAAAGGGTAAATTCACATTACACTATACCTGCAGCCACCAGACCAGAGTTTTCTCATCCGTCATAACTGCAAGAACATCCTAAAAGGAAAATCCTGCAAGTAAAAGCAGCTATAGCAACAAATTAAAGAGCATTCCTGCCAAACGATTTACCAGACATTACATTTTGAATACTACTTTATCAAGAAGTAATCAGGCACTCTTTTTTAATgcttaaaatggaaaataaaagaaagctgtactttttttttttacactatgCTTGCAGGAGTCTTTCACTtttcacaaaacaaacaaactttttgtTTAACCTATAAAAGCATGCTATTGACACAGCAGTCAAAAGGGTTGAGACTGATAAGAAAGTGTTAGCTTGTTGCAACCTCCAGCCGAGAAAAGTTTTAACCAGGTTCCCTCTGCAGAACTTTTGAAAGCAGAGCACCAGATATAGGGTTTCCAGTTCTATTAGCATTCTATAGCTTTTTTGAGTTACACAaaacacaatcctgtgcatgtgaCAATTTGCCTGAAGTAATTTTTACCATTAAGGAGCGTAAGTGAAATGTAGGGTTCAGCACACTAGTTTCGTGGAGATCGGAAAACTGGTAGGAAAGCAGAATCATACCCTGAGCTTGAGGGCTCATTAGGGCTGAGATTCTAAGTTGGGTGGGTGTGGGAAATAAGTAGACTGAAGTTGGAGAATtacaggaaaggaaaacaaatacaATCTTCATGTCAAGACACTTTGAAACAATGGTTttgaagaaatgtgtgtgtgcacattctTAAGGGCTGGCACTCTTTTTAGACATACAACCTGgctttagcttattttttagttaTCGTTTTATAGATTAGAAAGGTTTTGTTGATGATCTGTTAATCATGTAATATTGCTTATGCCATAACTATGAGGCTCAGATTATTTTTTCAGTTTCTGGTTTGTTAATAGCGTTTTATAGACGACAATTGTTTTACTGATTATTTGCCAATTCTATAATAGGACTTATGCTATATctgtgatattttattatgttattgtctttaagctgctttgggattcatttgaatggacAGTGGCATAGAAATTGAATCAAATCAGACATTTAACCCAAAAATGCATCTGAGGAGCAACTCCTTGGTTTTTAAAGCCATACTTTTGCATATTGGTAGTACTGCAGCTGTGACCTACCTTAGGTCAGCTTGTGAGCAAGCAGTGGGCCCCAACCTATAAGCCGAGGACTGATACTATAAAGGGAAAATGATGGGAATAGATCAATAGTATGACTAGAGGATTGGAATTGGGATTATGGAGTTCCAATATTCCCATTTGGCCactaggcaatattgagctatgTTCCCTCCATTGCAACCTGTTGC encodes the following:
- the ZNF507 gene encoding zinc finger protein 507 isoform X3, with the protein product MEEGNSITAVVSNIGQPEAVLISEAVVSPTSESCEDQRKCNPDPLIQVIQKLSKIVESEKSQKCLLIGKKRLHPDVSLLSLDSQNFPEIPGKTIELPALGTINIEDYYVTDCPPQNKRKVVCYQCSLCKSLSPTLPLLKEHVKQHGQQNEVILMCSVCNFAMRSLEEFEAHVRHHPENSSKAHTLSKEQQQCASFPSTTLHGPVEGFVNASADQTAQLQSPRPTEKGRQKWYTYEQYGMYRCLICSYTCGQQRMLKTHAWKHAGEVDCSYPIFEEENEQATLQDPAVSGVPRNVDAVVLALENNELGLSGDQAVQLHICSSEQMVYKTSSTEEPAKEEALLSQSAALSPTGKGAEETLSDTDLEQDNLMTDSLLSSAQKIISCSPNKKGHVNVIVERLPSAEEPVLQKPYSMDTDIEAEKKIISEQVRVARDGDVYHMDKSSVELEEVIIGWSSAEKKDGDLNPGRAKAVDENAPPTRRRTNSESLRLHSLAAEALVTMPIRAAELTRSSLRAFAEANSIGSEAGQRPADNSYVAHSKLVTSLKTEELAGLNQTDCAFMEIQKDKPELAEGPIKMGISMSLLTVIEKLKERTDQNASDDDILKELQDNVQCQPAADANVLGSNLVEYIPNVDRPFRCRLCHYSSGNKGYIKQHLRVHRQRQPYQCPICEHIAENSKDLENHMINHCKTRMYQCKQCEESFHYKSQLRSHEREQHSLPDLYSMPPSDSLITCSKVDERVGDRISVQKLYRCDVCDYTSTMYVGVRNHRRIHNSDKPYRFPGQLTGKVTADGLFPLKSNSEGLSFSDSSNQTADKTVNSDENQNPTSTTNTSCNSDKTAGLPHLGTEYCVLLFCCCICGFESTNKENLLDHMKEHEGEIINIILNKDHTATQSVR
- the ZNF507 gene encoding zinc finger protein 507 isoform X5, whose amino-acid sequence is MEEGNSITAVVSNIGQPEAVLISEAVVSPTSESCEDQRKCNPDPLIQVIQKLSKIVESEKSQKCLLIGKKRLHPDVSLLSLDSQNFPEIPGKTIELPALGTINIEDYYVTDCPPQNKRKVVCYQCSLCKSLSPTLPLLKEHVKQHGQQNEVILMCSVCNFAMRSLEEFEAHVRHHPENSSKAHTLSKEQQQCASFPSTTLHGPVEGFVNASADQTAQLQSPRPTEKGRQKWYTYEQYGMYRCLICSYTCGQQRMLKTHAWKHAGEVDCSYPIFEEENEQATLQDPAVSGVPRNVDAVVLALENNELGLSGDQAVQLHICSSEQMVYKTSSTEEPAKEEALLSQSAALSPTGKGAEETLSDTDLEQDNLMTDSLLSSAQKIISCSPNKKGHVNVIVERLPSAEEPVLQKPYSMDTDIEAEKKIISEQVRVARDGDVYHMDKSSVELEEVIIGWSSAEKKDGDLNPGRAKAVDENAPPTRRRTNSESLRLHSLAAEALVTMPIRAAELTRSSLRAFAEANSIGSEAGQRPADNSYVAHSKLVTSLKTEELAGLNQTDCAFMEIQKDKPELAEGPIKMGISMSLLTVIEKLKERTDQNASDDDILKELQDNVQCQPAADANVLGSNLVEYIPNVDRPFRCRLCHYSSGNKGYIKQHLRVHRQRQPYQCPICEHIAENSKDLENHMINHCKTRMYQCKQCEESFHYKSQLRSHEREQHSLPDLYSMPPSDSLITCSKVDERGIGFQSRNFTDATFVITQAQCMLVCGIIGGFTTPISHTGSQVS